The Schizosaccharomyces pombe strain 972h- genome assembly, chromosome: I genome contains a region encoding:
- the not3 gene encoding CCR4-Not complex subunit Not3/5 → MSARKLQVEIEKTFKKVTDGIAIFDEVYEKLSASNSVSQKEKLEGDLKTQIKKLQRLRDQIKTWASSNDIKDKKALLENRRLIEAKMEEFKAVEREMKIKAFSKEGLSIASKLDPKEKEKQDTIQWISNAVEELERQAELIEAEAESLKATFKRGKKDLSKLSHLSELESRIERHKWHQDKLELIMRRLENSQISPEAVNDIQEDIMYYVECSQSEDFAEDENLYDELNLDEASASYDAERSGRSSSSSHSPSPSASSSSSSENLLQDKAEAEEKVSADASVQDIAEKESLDADKELATNDQEDDEEENQAETQKDGAISNNENMQSEVQTTNPSASTSAVTNITKPTLIQNPSTPLSVSNSKVASPETPNATHTAPKVEMRYASAAAAAAAALAKESPSHHYIMQQVRPETPNSPRLNSTVIQSKWDSLGHTASPKMQTQPVRSVSQSSATTETNVKPTKEENADVPVSSPDYLKDLVNALNTSKEQHKGAIDKEKLTEALNISCVYVPDATDAAKPQYYIPKDPYPVPHYYPQQPLPLFDSSEMTELVDPDTLFYMFYYRPGTYQQYIAGQELKKQSWRFHKKYTTWFQRHEEPKMITDEFESGSYRYFDFEGDWVQRKKADFRFTYQYLEDDDDWTR, encoded by the exons ATGTCGGCGCGAAAGTTGCAAG TGGAAATTGAGAAgacctttaaaaaagtgaCTGATGGG ATTGCGATTTTTGACGAGGTTTACGAAAAGCTAAGCGCCAGTAATAGCGTCTCTCAAAAAGAGAAACTAGAGGGTGATTTGAAGActcaaattaaaaaactacAACGTCTTCGTGACCAGATTAAGACTTGGGCTAGCAGCAATGATATCAAAGATAAAAAGGCCTTGTTAGAGAACAGGCGGCTTATTGAAGCT AAAATGGAGGAATTTAAAGCTGTTGAGCGAGAGATGAAGATAAAAGCTTTCAGTAAAGAGGGCCTTAGCATCGCTTCCAAGTTGGATCctaaggaaaaagaaaagcaagatACTATTCAGTGGATTTCCAATGCTGTAGAAGAACTAGAACGGCAAGCAGAATTGATCGAAGCAGAGGCGGAAAGTTTAAAAGCTACATTTAAAAGAggtaaaaaagatttatctAAACTTTCGCACTTGTCAGAATTGGAATCTCGAATTGAGCGACACAAATGGCATCAAGACAAACTCGAACTTATCATGAGGAGACTGGAAAACTCCCAAATTTCTCCAGAGGCCGTGAATGATATTCAAGAAGATATAATGTATTATGTAGAGTGTAGTCAATCAGAAGATTTTGCTGAAGACGAAAACCTCTATGACGAGCTTAATCTAGATGAAGCCTCCGCCTCTTATGATGCAGAGAGGTCCGGTCGTTCCTCATCTTCTTCTCATTCCCCTTCTCCTTCTGCATCCTCTTCCAGTTCTTCGGAAAATTTGCTTCAGGATAAAGCAGAagctgaagaaaaagtttctGCAGATGCTTCCGTACAAGACATTgcagaaaaagaaagtctTGATGCTGATAAAGAGTTGGCGACTAATGACcaagaagatgatgaagagGAGAATCAGGCTGAAACCCAAAAGGATGGTGCTATTTCcaataatgaaaacatGCAATCTGAAGTTCAAACAACCAACCCTTCGGCTTCTACCTCTGCAGTCACCAATATTACAAAACCAACGCTTATTCAGAACCCTTCTACTCCGCTAAGTGTCTCCAATTCGAAAGTTGCTTCTCCCGAGACTCCAAATGCAACGCATACTGCTCCCAAAGTTGAGATGAGATATGCTTCTGCTGCAGCGGCAGCGGCTGCAGCGCTGGCGAAGGAATCTCCCAGTCACCATTATATTATGCAACAAGTTCGGCCTGAAACCCCAAACTCTCCTCGTTTAAATTCTACAGTAATTCAATCTAAATGGGATAGTTTGGGCCACACAGCCTCTCCAAAAATGCAAACGCAACCCGTTCGATCTGTCTCTCAAAGTAGCGCAACTACAGAAACAAATGTTAAGCCTACGAAAGAGGAAAATGCTGATGTGCCAGTATCATCGCCAGACTATCTCAAGGATTTAGTTAACGCCCTAAATACTTCCAAGGAGCAGCACAAAGGAGCGATTGACAAAGAAAAGCTAACCGAGGCCCTTAACATTAGTTGCGTGTACGTTCCGGATGCTACAGATGCTGCCAAACCGCAATATTATATTCCTAAAGATCCTTATCCTGTTCCTCATTATTACCCGCAGCAACCACTCCCTTTATTTGACTCTTCTGAAATGACTGAGCTTGTTGATCCTGATACTTTGTTTTATATGTTTTATTATCGACCTGGGACTTATCAACAGTATATTGCTGGTCAggaattgaaaaagcaaagctGGAGATTTCACAAAAAATACACCACGTGGTTCCAGCGCCATGAAGAGCCAAAGATGATCACAgatgaatttgaaagtGGTAGTTATCGATACTTTGATTTTGAGGGAGATTGGGTGCagagaaaaaaagcagATTTCCGGTTTACATATCAGTACCTAGAAGACGATGACGACTGGACACGATAA
- the guf1 gene encoding GTPase GUF1, whose translation MSIFRLSRTFSLETCLKSSSFKIRWRFFSVSYASRKLASEDNKPSIQEVVRGIPQNRVRNWAVIAHIDHGKSTLSDCILKLTGVINEHNFRNQFLDKLEVERRRGITVKAQTCSMIYYYHGQSYLLNLIDTPGHVDFRAEVMHSLAACEGCILLVDASQGIQAQTLSNFYMAFSQNLVIIPVLNKVDLPTADVDRTLIQVQQTFDIPMSKPILVSSKTGKNVEQILPEIIQKIPPPKGSENAPLRCLLIDSWYNSYQGVIGLVRIMEGFIKKGGKVMSVNTGRKYEVQQVGIMYPDMTEVSRLRAGQVGYIIWNMKNIDEAIVGDTYSTIGSNVEALPGFSIPQSMVYVGAFPLDGSDYERLNDNIEQLALNDRAINVQKENSSALGMGWRLGFLGTLHLSVFIDRLKDEYGKELLITSPTVPYRIKYKNGREEVISNPNLFPTNHQGISELLEPTVDATIITPSEYLGDVIKLCESCRGLQKDCTYMSESRCMIKYQLPLAHLVEDFFGRLKGTTSGFATLDYEESDYVPADLVRLSIFMSGKSVDALCSIVHRSLALQRGREWIQRLKPLVPKQLYEVILQAVIDNRVVARESISALRKNVTAKCYGGDVTRKQKLLNKQKEGKKRLKSVGNVSIDKSVFYEFLTKKQSN comes from the exons ATGAGTATTTTTAGGCTCTCTAGAACATTTAGTTTAGAGACTTGTTTAAAGAGTTCATCGTTCAAAATAAGATGGCGCTTCTTCTCTGTTTCTTATGCCTCAAGAAAGCTAGCATCCGAGGATAACAAGCCTTCCATTCAAGAAGTTGTTAGAGGAATTCCACAAAATAGAGTTCGAAACTGGGCTGTGATTGCTCATATCGACCATGGGAAATCAACGCTGAGTGACTGCATACTAAAACTCACCGGTGTCATTAATGAACATAACTTtagaaatcaatttttggaTAAGTTGGAAGTAGAAAGGCGAAGAGGAATAACAGTTAAGGCGCAGACCTGCAGCATGATTTACTATTATCATGGACAATCATATTTACTAAATTTAATCGATACGCCCGGGCATGTTGACTTTCGTGCCGAAGTCATGCATAGTTTGGCCGCTTGTGAAGGATGTATCTTATTAGTTGATGCCTCTCAAGGCATACAAGCACAAACT ttgtcaaatttttatatggCATTTTCCCAAAACTTGGTCATAATTCCAGTTCTGAACAAGGTTGATTTGCCAACTGCGGATGTGGATAGAACTTTGATTCAAGTTCAGCAAACTTTTGATATCCCTATGTCCAAGCCCATCCTAGTCTCTTCTAAAACGGGAAAAAATGTCGAACAAATTCTACCGGAAAtcatacaaaaaattcctCCTCCCAAGGGGTCAGAAAATGCTCCGTTACGCTGCCTGTTGATAGACAGTTGGTACAATAGCTACCAGGGAGTTATAGGATTGGTGCGAATTATGGAGggctttataaaaaaaggaggaAAGGTGATGAGTGTAAACACAGGTAGAAAGTATGAAGTACAACAAGTTGGAATTATGTATCCTGACATGACCGAAGTTTCGCGTCTTCGAGCAGGACAAGTTGGTTATATTATCTGgaatatgaaaaatattgatgaaGCAATTGTCGGGGATACATATTCAACCATCGGATCTAATGTTGAAGCATTACCTGGTTTCTCTATTCCCCAATCAATGGTTTATGTTGGCGCCTTTCCTTTGGATGGCTCGGATTACGAGAGACTAAATGATAACATCGAACAATTGGCCCTTAATGATCGTGCTATTAAtgtacaaaaagaaaactcgTCTGCTCTTGGGATGGGATGGCGTTTAGGTTTTCTTGGAACGTTGCATCTTTCTGTCTTTATTGACAGATTAAAGGATGAATATGGAAAGGAATTATTAATCACTTCTCCCACAGTACCGTATCgcataaaatataaaaatggaAGGGAAGAAGTAATATCGAATCCTAATCTATTTCCAACAAATCATCAAGGTATATCTGAGCTTTTAGAGCCCACCGTCGATGCAACAATTATAACACCGAGCGAGTACCTAGGAGATGTTATCAAGTTGTGTGAATCTTGTCGAGGACTCCAAAAGGACTGCACTTATATGTCCGAATCGCGATGCATGATAAAATATCAATTACCTCTTGCTCACCTGGTTGAAGATTTCTTTGGTCGATTAAAAGGGACAACAAGTGGTTTCGCTACCTTAGATTATGAAGAATCGGATTACGTTCCTGCTGATTTGGTGCGACTATCAATTTTTATGAGTGGAAAATCTGTAGATGCTCTTTGTTCTATAGTGCATCGCTCGCTTGCACTTCAGCGAGGCCGTGAATGGATTCAACGGTTGAAGCCGTTAGTTCCTAAACAACTATATGAAGTAATACTTCAAGCTGTCATCGACAACCGAGTAGTCGCCAGGGAGTCTATCTCGGCTCTTCGAAAAAATGTCACAGCAAAATGCTACGGGGGAGATGTAACAAGGAAGCAAAAGCTACTTAATAAGCAAAAGGAAGGGAAAAAGAGATTGAAGTCAGTTGGAAATGTTTCAATTGACAAATCG GtattttatgaatttttaacgAAGAAGCAATctaattga
- a CDS encoding UbiE family methyltransferase codes for MSKPTDQLYYANGVDSYIAETHAWRTPETCSTYMLKYVKKTDRILDVGCGPGTITVGFPKYVPEGEVIGVEPSQELLDKAEEALRKEETLKKEKINNCSFRLGSIYKLPFPDNTFDIVNTHQVLVHLQDPVAALVELKRVTKPGGYVCCKEADLLSACVYPKEYEHDLLLQSQARINLHGTNPTAGRSLRGWAIDAKYVAENIHSSASTWCFADEETRKWVSRLFIQRVLHSNERLDDDDAKDQSLRKRVAEAWQRWKEDSRGCFFMTDGQIVYKKEE; via the coding sequence ATGTCTAAGCCGACGGATCAATTGTACTATGCCAACGGTGTTGATTCATATATTGCTGAAACACATGCTTGGAGAACTCCAGAGACGTGTTCGACATATATGCTAAAATATGTTAAGAAAACAGATCGTATTTTGGACGTTGGATGTGGACCTGGCACTATTACAGTGGGATTCCCCAAGTATGTTCCTGAAGGTGAAGTAATTGGCGTTGAGCCATCTCAAGAATTGCTTGACAAGGCCGAAGAAGCACTTAGAAAGGAAGAAACGCtcaagaaagaaaaaattaataactGTTCATTCCGCTTGGGCAGCATCTACAAGTTACCATTTCCAGATAATACGTTTGACATTGTGAATACGCACCAAGTTCTAGTTCATTTGCAAGATCCGGTTGCTGCTTTAGTAGAATTGAAACGAGTAACAAAGCCTGGTGGATATGTTTGTTGTAAAGAAGCAGATTTACTTTCTGCATGTGTTTATCCTAAAGAATACGAACATGATTTACTATTACAATCCCAAGCACGAATAAATTTGCATGGGACTAATCCAACTGCTGGTAGAAGCTTACGAGGATGGGCAATTGATGCCAAATATGTTGCAGAAAACATTCATTCTTCTGCTTCAACCTGGTGTTTTGCAGACGAAGAAACTAGAAAGTGGGTAAGCAGATTGTTTATCCAACGTGTCTTACATTCAAATGAGCGTCTTGACGATGATGATGCAAAGGATCAAAGCTTAAGGAAGCGAGTTGCTGAAGCTTGGCAACGTTGGAAGGAGGATTCCCGTGGCTGCTTCTTTATGACCGATGGACAAATcgtatataaaaaagaggaaTAG